The following coding sequences are from one Nitrospinota bacterium window:
- a CDS encoding CDP-alcohol phosphatidyltransferase family protein: MDSPGAYVGRLLGALRDRLALRLSLTRIQPNQITLLGVALSAAAGFLFAQLAEGWAGAVLLGAGTCDVLAGALARAKGKLTTFGAIYDSTLDRYSDFFIFFGIAIGGLRALRADRFGLALAVTVGAVLTSYVRARAERHIERCDVGFTERPERLVAIIVGALIGHLDRALWVLVPLTHLTVIQRLLYTRHALGPQQPLPSGWRRMLRGLLLWPYPRMSWQYDLVAGCIMALLIVPWPLPLGLII, encoded by the coding sequence ATGGATTCGCCTGGCGCATACGTGGGGCGGCTCCTTGGAGCGCTTCGGGACCGTCTGGCCCTTCGCCTGTCCCTCACCCGCATCCAGCCTAACCAGATAACACTCCTTGGCGTGGCCCTATCGGCCGCGGCGGGCTTCCTCTTCGCCCAGCTCGCCGAGGGCTGGGCGGGCGCGGTGCTCCTCGGTGCCGGGACGTGCGATGTCCTCGCCGGGGCCCTGGCCCGGGCCAAGGGCAAGCTCACCACCTTTGGGGCCATTTACGATTCGACCCTAGACCGCTATAGTGACTTCTTCATATTCTTCGGCATAGCGATCGGGGGCCTGCGGGCACTTCGGGCCGACAGGTTCGGGCTTGCCCTCGCGGTCACCGTCGGGGCGGTCCTGACGAGCTACGTGCGTGCTCGCGCCGAGCGTCACATCGAGAGGTGCGACGTGGGATTTACGGAACGGCCCGAGCGGCTGGTGGCGATAATCGTGGGCGCCTTGATCGGCCACCTCGACAGGGCACTCTGGGTCCTCGTCCCGTTGACCCACTTGACTGTAATCCAGCGGCTGCTCTACACGCGCCACGCGTTGGGGCCACAGCAACCCCTACCGTCGGGCTGGAGGAGAATGCTCCGAGGCCTTCTGCTGTGGCCTTACCCCCGGATGAGCTGGCAGTACGACCTGGTGGCTGGCTGCATAATGGCCTTACTTATTGTCCCCTGGCCGTTGCCGTTGGGTCTAATAATATAA
- the rnc gene encoding ribonuclease III, with translation MPRPPLASLEERIGYNFADKDLLEQALTHTSFAHEQPEPTSHNERLEFLGDAVIDLVISEHFVQTLPNAPEGVLSKRRSHLVNEAALANRARLLGLGDHLRLGRGEELTGGRDKPSLLAGAYEALAAALYLEAGYDRTRSILLDLFADVLEDVASAVPTTDFKSLLQEWCQETSQGLPNYTVVAQRGPDHQKTFEIEVFDSKGLLGRGTGKSKKDAEQAAARQALKRLESTRPNI, from the coding sequence ATGCCTCGCCCACCTCTGGCCTCCCTGGAGGAACGAATCGGCTATAACTTTGCCGACAAGGACCTCCTGGAGCAGGCCCTGACCCACACCTCCTTCGCCCACGAGCAGCCCGAGCCCACATCGCACAACGAGCGGCTCGAATTCCTCGGCGACGCGGTCATCGACCTCGTCATCTCGGAGCACTTCGTCCAAACGCTTCCCAACGCCCCTGAGGGAGTGCTCTCCAAGCGACGATCCCACTTAGTCAACGAGGCGGCCCTGGCCAACCGGGCCCGACTCCTCGGCCTGGGAGACCACCTGCGGCTCGGCCGCGGGGAGGAGCTTACAGGAGGTAGGGACAAACCCTCGCTCCTAGCCGGCGCTTACGAGGCTCTGGCGGCGGCCCTCTACCTGGAGGCGGGATACGACAGGACTCGGTCCATTCTGTTGGACCTTTTCGCAGATGTCCTAGAGGATGTGGCTTCGGCGGTACCTACGACCGACTTCAAAAGCCTCCTCCAGGAGTGGTGTCAGGAGACGAGTCAGGGCCTGCCGAACTATACAGTTGTCGCTCAACGGGGCCCCGACCACCAAAAGACTTTTGAGATCGAGGTGTTTGATTCCAAGGGATTATTAGGCCGAGGCACCGGAAAGAGCAAAAAGGATGCCGAACAGGCCGCCGCCCGACAGGCACTGAAGCGGCTAGAAAGTACGAGACCCAATATATAG
- the fabF gene encoding beta-ketoacyl-ACP synthase II, with protein sequence MIALSRRVVVTGLGAITPLGNTIEENWEGAIRGKSGLGPITRFDADDLPVRIAGEVKDFQPEDWVDKKEIKKMDLFIHYSLAASYRALEDAKLQITEENSERAGVIIGSGMGGLMAIEHFHKMLLEKGHRRVSPFFIPMIICNLASGQVSMRFNMKGPNSCVVTACATGGHAIGDAYKIIQRGDADIMLAGGTEGTITPLAVVGFTNMRALSTRNDDPVGASRPFDSDRDGFVMGEGAGVLVLESLEGARARGAEIHAEIVGYGMTADAHHITMPDPNGTQVARCIKLAVDEAGWDPTEVDYINAHGTSTPFNDKLETLAIKQVFGEHAYNLAISSNKSMTGHLMGAAGGVEAIFSILTMKHGIIPPTINYETPDPECDLDYVPNEARKATVRKVLSNSFGFGGTNVTLAFLKM encoded by the coding sequence GTGATTGCTTTGTCCCGACGAGTCGTCGTAACCGGTCTAGGGGCCATAACGCCCCTGGGTAACACCATCGAGGAGAATTGGGAGGGAGCGATCCGCGGAAAGAGCGGGCTGGGGCCAATCACCCGTTTTGATGCCGACGACCTGCCCGTACGCATTGCCGGCGAGGTCAAGGACTTTCAGCCCGAAGACTGGGTGGACAAAAAAGAGATCAAGAAGATGGACCTCTTTATCCACTACTCACTCGCGGCAAGCTATCGCGCCCTCGAGGACGCAAAGCTCCAGATCACAGAAGAGAACTCCGAGCGGGCCGGTGTCATCATAGGATCAGGAATGGGTGGACTGATGGCCATAGAGCACTTCCACAAGATGTTGCTCGAAAAGGGGCACAGGAGGGTCAGTCCCTTCTTTATCCCAATGATTATCTGTAATCTGGCCAGCGGTCAGGTCTCCATGCGGTTTAATATGAAGGGCCCCAACAGCTGTGTGGTCACGGCCTGCGCCACCGGCGGCCACGCAATCGGAGATGCCTACAAGATTATCCAACGGGGTGACGCCGATATCATGCTGGCCGGCGGGACCGAGGGCACCATCACCCCGTTGGCGGTAGTCGGCTTCACCAACATGCGGGCCCTTTCGACCCGCAACGACGATCCTGTCGGCGCGAGCCGACCCTTCGACTCCGACCGCGACGGTTTCGTCATGGGGGAGGGCGCGGGAGTTCTGGTCCTGGAGAGCCTCGAGGGGGCCAGGGCCCGCGGGGCGGAGATCCACGCCGAAATTGTGGGCTACGGCATGACAGCAGATGCCCACCACATCACAATGCCCGATCCCAACGGAACCCAGGTGGCCCGGTGCATAAAACTGGCGGTTGATGAGGCCGGCTGGGACCCCACGGAGGTCGACTACATCAACGCCCACGGCACCTCCACCCCCTTCAACGATAAGCTCGAAACCCTAGCCATCAAGCAGGTCTTTGGCGAGCATGCCTACAATCTGGCCATTAGCTCGAACAAGTCCATGACCGGACACCTCATGGGCGCCGCCGGCGGTGTTGAGGCCATCTTCTCCATCTTGACCATGAAGCACGGCATTATCCCGCCCACCATCAACTACGAGACCCCCGACCCGGAATGTGACCTCGACTACGTCCCCAACGAGGCGCGCAAGGCGACCGTCCGCAAGGTCCTGTCCAACTCTTTCGGCTTCGGGGGGACGAACGTCACGCTGGCATTTCTGAAGATGTAG